A window of the Helianthus annuus cultivar XRQ/B chromosome 4, HanXRQr2.0-SUNRISE, whole genome shotgun sequence genome harbors these coding sequences:
- the LOC110934537 gene encoding F-box protein GID2, protein MVLKRSIPVGFGDPKTTKKMIIQSEHDQPVLPSSSSSSAATAVFMDAHLLYEVLKHVDARTLGAVACVSKHWHRTAQDERLWELICTRQWANIRCASASDQLRSVVLAFGSFQCLHSHYLLPLSKLKEFIEVKQRK, encoded by the coding sequence ATGGTGCTGAAGAGATCAATACCTGTTGGTTTTGGCGATCCAAAGACGACTAAGAAGATGATCATACAATCGGAACATGATCAGCCTGTGTTaccttcctcctcctcctcctccgctgCCACAGCTGTTTTCATGGATGCACACTTGTTATATGAGGTGCTGAAGCATGTGGATGCAAGGACGTTAGGTGCGGTTGCGTGTGTTAGCAAGCACTGGCATCGGACGGCTCAAGATGAGCGGTTATGGGAGCTGATATGCACCAGGCAGTGGGCGAATATTAGATGCGCAAGCGCAAGTGATCAACTTCGTAGCGTGGTACTTGCGTTCGGTAGCTTCCAATGTCTCCATTCTCATTACTTATTGCCTTTATCCAAACTGAAAGAATTCATAGAAGTGAAACAAAGGAAATAA